Within Candidatus Zixiibacteriota bacterium, the genomic segment GTTTCACGCAGACTCACCTTTCCCGTGCTGCCGCGGCGGACTTCCACCGCCTGATCGACGCTGCCGTCCGCCTGAAAACCGACATCGTCAACCGCGATCCCTTCGAACGTGACCTGCGCCGCATTCTCAATTTCGGCCACACCGCCGGACACGCCTACGAAGCTCTGACCGGCCAATCGCACGGCCACTCCGTCGCCTTCGGCATCCAGATCGCCCTCGAATTGTCGGTTCGCCACGCCGGATTGAACGAGAAAGACCGCGATCAGTGCGAAGCCGTCTTCCTTGCGCTCTACTCCCACTTTGACTTTGCCGGCGCGACACCCCACCGCCTCTGGAGCAAGATTCAACACGACAAAAAGCGGCAGGGTGACCGCATCCAATTTGTCCTCCTAAAAAGCTGTGGCAATCATCGCATTCGTAGTGTAGACTATCGGGAGTTTGCCGCCGCCGTCGCGGCTGTGAAACGGAGGATTGCCTGAATCGAACGATCGTCGTGATCAACGGCCCCAATCTGAATCTGCTCGCCGAACGCCAGCCCGAAATCTACGGCTCGCTCTCCCTCGGTGAGATCGAACAACGCCTGCGTACCCAGGCGTCCGCCCGCGGCTACGCCCTGGAGTTTCATCAGAGCAATCACGAGGGCGAAATCGTTGAATGGCTCCAGCGCTACCGTCGCGATGTCGCCGGGATCATCATCAATCCCGCCGCCTATTCCCATACTTCCGGCGCAATCCTCGATGCGCTTCTGACCGTGACCGTCCCGGTCGTCGAAGTTCATCTCTCGAACATCTACCGCCGCGAGGAATTTCGCCGCCAGTCCCTGACCGCCCGCGCCTGCGTCGGGCTCATTAGCGGCCTCGGCCCCGCCGGCTATGACTTGGCATTGACTTACCTTATCGACTCTTTCCGAGGTTGATCCGTGAAATACATGTACACCAACGGCAAGTACCATGCGCCGTCCGTCAACAACGTCTCCACCATGATGCAGGCGATGAACTACGGCACCGCCGCGTTCGAAGGAATGAAGGCTTTCTACGTCGAAGACCGCAAAGGCTGGTTTCTCTTCCGTCCGGAGAAGTACTACCAGCGCCTCTGCCGTAGCGCCGGCATGATCGGGCTCGACTTTAAACTCTCGTTCGAGGAATTCGTCGGCATCATCAGCACGCTGATTCGCAAGAACAACGTCCGCGTCGATACCTACATCCGCCCGCTGGTCTACCGCGAAGAAAAAGGCGTCGGCCTGATGCGACCCTCCACTTATGGCGTCTCCATCTTCATCCAGTCAATTCCGTTTTCCTCCGCTAACCAGTTTCGCTGTTGCTTCGTCTCTCAGAAACGTCCGACCGACGGCACCTACTCCGGCAAACTCACCGGCAACTACCTGCTGTCGTTCTTCTCGGCGCAGGAGGCCAAGGACAAGGGCTACGACGTCGGCATCTTGTCTTCCACCGAGGGTCACGTGGCCGAGGCCTCGATCATGAATCTGTTCTTCGTCAAAGACGGCAAGCTGTTTACGCCGGCCCTTGACTGCGGTCCGCTGGCGGGCATCACGCGCTTGTCGATCATCCAGCTTGCCAGGGAAATGCTGAAGATGAAGGTGACGGAAGGGAAGTACCGGCGCGAGAAACTGCTCGAAGCCGACGAAATCTTCTTCACCGGCACCGGCTCCGGCGTCAACTACGTCAAGCAGCTCGAACGCCGCAAATTCAACCTCGAGCGCAAAGGCCAGATCGCGCCGCAATTGGCGGCCATCTTCGAAGACGTCGTCCGCCTGCGCCACGAGCGCTATCAAGACTGGCTCGTCAAAGTTTGAACCTGCACCCCCTTCGCTTCGGAGAAAAAACAAAGCCCCGCCTTGCGGCGGGGCTTTTCTATGTACATGGCCGTCAAGCGCGACGGCCCTGAAGGGGCTGCGCTTACTTCACCAGCAACATCTTCTTCGTCGCCGTGAAGCCCGACGTTTCGAGCTTGTAGAAGTATACGCCCGAGGAGACCCGGTTGCCGCCGGAATCTTCCGCATTCCACCGCACTTGATGGCGGCCCGCCGGCAACATTCCGTTCAGCACCGTCGCCACCTTCTGGCCGGCGGCATTGTACACCGAAATCGTCATGTCCGCCGCCGTCGGCAGGGCAAACTCAATCACCGTCTCCGGATTGAACGGGTTCGGGTAATTCTGCCCGAGCGAAAACGCCGTCGGCAGGATGCTCTTGGCCAGCGTGCTCGTCAGCATATTGCCGCTGTAATCGGCCGCCTCGGCGCTCACCAGCCGAATATCGCCTTCCACGCGCGCGATCCGGTTGACACCGGCTTCAAGCGCGGCGGTCGACATATCGTAAATCAGCGCCTTCAGCACCCCCTTGTCCGCCGCCTGCAGCAGCGTCAAGTTCGTCAGATTCTCCAGTCGGTACGAATCGCCGACGGCAAACGTCAGCAACATCGCGCCCACCCGGCTGCTCGACTCGGTTACGAGCAACTCGCCGTCCTGATGCACCGTCACCGTGCTGGCGAACGGCGTCAGCTTGCTCAGCGGCAGCGCGTCGCCGACGATCACCCGCACCAGGTAGACCAAATCGCCCACCGATAACGGCGTGCCGTCGCGATTAACATCGGAGGCCGCAATCTGTGCCTCGCGCCGCTGCGGATTCGGATCCAGCGCCGCCATGCCGTACAGGAAGTAATTCGTGTACAGCACCGCGTCCGCGATTTCGTAGGCAATCCCGTTCAGGTTGATATCGCCCGGAGCGTCGATCGAGTCGGCGCACACCACGTCGATACCGCCTTCCCAGAACTCGATGCAGCGGATCGGCTCGTACTTCTCGCCGAGCATGCATACATCCAGCGCGCCGAATCCGAACGGCCGCGCCGAACTCGGATAGCCGACATCATCGAATTCGTCCCACAGCGTATTGCCTTCGAAGGACAGGATGCGCTTTTCGATCCACAGCGTGTCGCCCGTCACCG encodes:
- a CDS encoding aminotransferase class IV, with the translated sequence MKYMYTNGKYHAPSVNNVSTMMQAMNYGTAAFEGMKAFYVEDRKGWFLFRPEKYYQRLCRSAGMIGLDFKLSFEEFVGIISTLIRKNNVRVDTYIRPLVYREEKGVGLMRPSTYGVSIFIQSIPFSSANQFRCCFVSQKRPTDGTYSGKLTGNYLLSFFSAQEAKDKGYDVGILSSTEGHVAEASIMNLFFVKDGKLFTPALDCGPLAGITRLSIIQLAREMLKMKVTEGKYRREKLLEADEIFFTGTGSGVNYVKQLERRKFNLERKGQIAPQLAAIFEDVVRLRHERYQDWLVKV
- the aroQ gene encoding type II 3-dehydroquinate dehydratase, which gives rise to MNRTIVVINGPNLNLLAERQPEIYGSLSLGEIEQRLRTQASARGYALEFHQSNHEGEIVEWLQRYRRDVAGIIINPAAYSHTSGAILDALLTVTVPVVEVHLSNIYRREEFRRQSLTARACVGLISGLGPAGYDLALTYLIDSFRG